From a region of the Hippopotamus amphibius kiboko isolate mHipAmp2 chromosome 3, mHipAmp2.hap2, whole genome shotgun sequence genome:
- the TAF6L gene encoding TAF6-like RNA polymerase II p300/CBP-associated factor-associated factor 65 kDa subunit 6L isoform X2, which yields MNIKELIHCPPRRVSESSTTNAQSTLSHLIYNNSVSKCLLRACYVQTPCLTLGMQSSIGAMSEREERRFVEIPRESVRLMAESMGLELSDEVAALLAEDVCYRLREATQNSSQFMKHTKRRKLTVEDFNRALRWSSVEAVCGYGSQETLPLRPAREGELYFPEDREVNLVELALATNIPKGCAETAVRVHVSYLDGKGNLAPQGSVPSAVSSLTDDLLKYYQQVTRAVLGDDPQLMKVALQDLQTNSKIAALLPYFVYVVSGVKSVSHDLEQLHRLLQVARSLVRNPHLCLGPYVRSLVGSVLYCVLEPLAASINPLNDHWTLRDGAALLLSHIFWTHGDLVSGLYQQILLSLQKVLADPVRPLCSHYGAVVGLHALGWKAVERVLYPHLSTYWTNLQAVLDDYSVSNAQVKADGHKVYGAILVAVERLLKMKAQAAEPNKGGPGSRGCRRSDDLPWDSLLLQESPSGGSAEPGFGSGLPLPPGGAGPEDPSPSVTLADIYRELYAFFGDSLATRFGTGQPAPATPRPPGDKKEPAAAPDSVRKMPQLTANAMVSPQGDESPRGGGPPSASAAAASESRPLPRVHRARGAPRQQGPGAGTRDVFQKSRFAPRGAPHFRFIIAGRQAGRRCRGRLFQTAFPAPYGPSPASRYVQKLPMIGRTSRPARRWALSDYSLYLPL from the exons ATGAACATAAAGGAATTAATTCACTGTCCGCCTCGTCGTGTGAGTGAAAGTTCAACTACCAATGCTCAatctacattatctcatttaatctacaATAACTCTGTGAG CAAGTGTCTATTGAGGGCGTGTTATGTGCAGACACCGTGCCTGACGCTGGGGATGCAAAG ctcCATTGGGGCCATGTCGGAGCGAGAAGAGCGGCGGTTCGTGGAGATCCCTCGGGAGTCCGTCCGGCTCATGGCAGAGAGCATGGGCCTGGAGTTGAGCGACGAGGTAGCGGCCCTGCTCGCAGAGGACGTGTGCTACCGTCTCAGAGAGGCCACCCAG AATAGCTCTCAGTTCATGAAACACACCAAACGGCGGAAGCTGACTGTCGAGGATTTTAACAGGGCCCTCAGATGGAGCAGCGTGGAG GCCGTGTGTGGTTATGGGTCCCAGGAGACGCTGCCCCTGCGCCCCGCCAGGGAGGGTGAGCTCTACTTCCCCGAGGACCGAGAGGTGAACCTGGTGGAGCTGGCCCTGGCCACCAACATCCCCAAAGGCTGTGCCGAGACGGCTGTGAGAG TTCATGTCTCCTACCTAGATGGCAAGGGGAACCTGGCCCCTCAAGGATCGG TGCCCAGTGCTGTGTCTTCACTGACCGATGACCTTCTCAAGTATTACCAGCAAGTGACTCGGGCTGTGCTGGGGGATGATCCACAGCTGATGAAG GTTGCTCTCCAGGACCTGCAGACCAACTCCAAGATTGCAGCGCTCCTGCCGTACTTCGTTTATGTGGTCAGTGGG GTGAAATCTGTAAGTCACGATCTGGAGCAGCTGCACCGGCTCTTGCAGGTGGCACGAAGCCTGGTTCGGAACCCACACCTCTGCCTCGGGCCCTATGTCCGCTCCCTGGTGGGCAGTGTCCTCTACTGTGTCCTGGAGCCACTGGCTGCCTCCATCAACCCGCTGAATGACCACTGGACTCTGCGGGACGGTGCTGCCCTCCTGCTCAGCCACATCTTCTG GACCCATGGGGACCTTGTAAGTGGCCTCTATCAGCAGATCCTGCTCTCCCTGCAGAAGGTCTTGGCAGATCCTGTGAGGCCTCTCTGCTCTCACTACGGGGCTGTGGTGGGGCTGCACGCCCTTGGCTGGAAG gCCGTAGAGCGAGTCCTGTACCCACACCTGTCCACTTACTGGACAAATTTGCAGGCTGTGCTAGATGATTATTCAGTATCGAATGCCCAGGTCAAAGCAGATGGGCACAAAGTCTACGGAGCCATTCTG GTGGCCGTAGAGCGACTACTGAAGATGAAGGCGCAGGCAGCAGAGCCCAACAAGGGTGGGCCAGGCAGCAGGGGGTGCCGGCGCTCGGACGACCTGCCTTGGGACAGCCTCCTCCTGCAGGAGTCTCCCTCCGGGGGCAGCGCAGAGCCAGGCTTTGGGTCTGGTCTCCCGCTGCCGCCAGGAGGCGCGGGGCCGGAGGACCCTTCCCCTTCGGTGACCCTGGCGGACATCTACCGGGAGCTCTACGCCTTCTTCGGCGACAGCTTGGCCACCCGCTTTGGCACGGGTCAGCCCGCGCCCGCGACCCCGCGGCCGCCCGGGGACAAGAAGGAGCCAGCGGCCGCCCCGGACTCGGTGCGGAAGATGCCCCAGCTGACGGCAAACGCCATGGTCAGCCCGCAGGGCGACGAGAGCCCCCGGGGCGGCGGCCCGCCGTCGGCCTCTGCGGCCGCCGCCTCTGAGAGCCGGCCGCTGCCGCGCGTGCACCgggcgcggggggcgccccggcaGCAGGGCCCGGGCGCCGGCACCCGCGACGTCTTCCAGAAGAGCCGTTTCGCCCCGCGCGGGGCCCCTCACTTCCGTTTCATCATCGCCGGGCGGCAAGCAGGGAGGCGATGCCGCGGACGCCTCTTCCAGACTGCCTTCCCCGCGCCGTACGGGCCCAGCCCGGCTTCCCGTTACGTGCAGAAGCTGCCCATGATCGGCCGCACCAGCCGCCCGGCCCGCCGCTGGGCGCTCTCGGACTACTCGCTGTACCTGCCGCTCTGA
- the TAF6L gene encoding TAF6-like RNA polymerase II p300/CBP-associated factor-associated factor 65 kDa subunit 6L isoform X5 translates to MSESKCLLRACYVQTPCLTLGMQSSIGAMSEREERRFVEIPRESVRLMAESMGLELSDEVAALLAEDVCYRLREATQNSSQFMKHTKRRKLTVEDFNRALRWSSVEAVCGYGSQETLPLRPAREGELYFPEDREVNLVELALATNIPKGCAETAVRVHVSYLDGKGNLAPQGSVPSAVSSLTDDLLKYYQQVTRAVLGDDPQLMKVALQDLQTNSKIAALLPYFVYVVSGVKSVSHDLEQLHRLLQVARSLVRNPHLCLGPYVRSLVGSVLYCVLEPLAASINPLNDHWTLRDGAALLLSHIFWTHGDLVSGLYQQILLSLQKVLADPVRPLCSHYGAVVGLHALGWKAVERVLYPHLSTYWTNLQAVLDDYSVSNAQVKADGHKVYGAILVAVERLLKMKAQAAEPNKGGPGSRGCRRSDDLPWDSLLLQESPSGGSAEPGFGSGLPLPPGGAGPEDPSPSVTLADIYRELYAFFGDSLATRFGTGQPAPATPRPPGDKKEPAAAPDSVRKMPQLTANAMVSPQGDESPRGGGPPSASAAAASESRPLPRVHRARGAPRQQGPGAGTRDVFQKSRFAPRGAPHFRFIIAGRQAGRRCRGRLFQTAFPAPYGPSPASRYVQKLPMIGRTSRPARRWALSDYSLYLPL, encoded by the exons ATGTCGGAGAG CAAGTGTCTATTGAGGGCGTGTTATGTGCAGACACCGTGCCTGACGCTGGGGATGCAAAG ctcCATTGGGGCCATGTCGGAGCGAGAAGAGCGGCGGTTCGTGGAGATCCCTCGGGAGTCCGTCCGGCTCATGGCAGAGAGCATGGGCCTGGAGTTGAGCGACGAGGTAGCGGCCCTGCTCGCAGAGGACGTGTGCTACCGTCTCAGAGAGGCCACCCAG AATAGCTCTCAGTTCATGAAACACACCAAACGGCGGAAGCTGACTGTCGAGGATTTTAACAGGGCCCTCAGATGGAGCAGCGTGGAG GCCGTGTGTGGTTATGGGTCCCAGGAGACGCTGCCCCTGCGCCCCGCCAGGGAGGGTGAGCTCTACTTCCCCGAGGACCGAGAGGTGAACCTGGTGGAGCTGGCCCTGGCCACCAACATCCCCAAAGGCTGTGCCGAGACGGCTGTGAGAG TTCATGTCTCCTACCTAGATGGCAAGGGGAACCTGGCCCCTCAAGGATCGG TGCCCAGTGCTGTGTCTTCACTGACCGATGACCTTCTCAAGTATTACCAGCAAGTGACTCGGGCTGTGCTGGGGGATGATCCACAGCTGATGAAG GTTGCTCTCCAGGACCTGCAGACCAACTCCAAGATTGCAGCGCTCCTGCCGTACTTCGTTTATGTGGTCAGTGGG GTGAAATCTGTAAGTCACGATCTGGAGCAGCTGCACCGGCTCTTGCAGGTGGCACGAAGCCTGGTTCGGAACCCACACCTCTGCCTCGGGCCCTATGTCCGCTCCCTGGTGGGCAGTGTCCTCTACTGTGTCCTGGAGCCACTGGCTGCCTCCATCAACCCGCTGAATGACCACTGGACTCTGCGGGACGGTGCTGCCCTCCTGCTCAGCCACATCTTCTG GACCCATGGGGACCTTGTAAGTGGCCTCTATCAGCAGATCCTGCTCTCCCTGCAGAAGGTCTTGGCAGATCCTGTGAGGCCTCTCTGCTCTCACTACGGGGCTGTGGTGGGGCTGCACGCCCTTGGCTGGAAG gCCGTAGAGCGAGTCCTGTACCCACACCTGTCCACTTACTGGACAAATTTGCAGGCTGTGCTAGATGATTATTCAGTATCGAATGCCCAGGTCAAAGCAGATGGGCACAAAGTCTACGGAGCCATTCTG GTGGCCGTAGAGCGACTACTGAAGATGAAGGCGCAGGCAGCAGAGCCCAACAAGGGTGGGCCAGGCAGCAGGGGGTGCCGGCGCTCGGACGACCTGCCTTGGGACAGCCTCCTCCTGCAGGAGTCTCCCTCCGGGGGCAGCGCAGAGCCAGGCTTTGGGTCTGGTCTCCCGCTGCCGCCAGGAGGCGCGGGGCCGGAGGACCCTTCCCCTTCGGTGACCCTGGCGGACATCTACCGGGAGCTCTACGCCTTCTTCGGCGACAGCTTGGCCACCCGCTTTGGCACGGGTCAGCCCGCGCCCGCGACCCCGCGGCCGCCCGGGGACAAGAAGGAGCCAGCGGCCGCCCCGGACTCGGTGCGGAAGATGCCCCAGCTGACGGCAAACGCCATGGTCAGCCCGCAGGGCGACGAGAGCCCCCGGGGCGGCGGCCCGCCGTCGGCCTCTGCGGCCGCCGCCTCTGAGAGCCGGCCGCTGCCGCGCGTGCACCgggcgcggggggcgccccggcaGCAGGGCCCGGGCGCCGGCACCCGCGACGTCTTCCAGAAGAGCCGTTTCGCCCCGCGCGGGGCCCCTCACTTCCGTTTCATCATCGCCGGGCGGCAAGCAGGGAGGCGATGCCGCGGACGCCTCTTCCAGACTGCCTTCCCCGCGCCGTACGGGCCCAGCCCGGCTTCCCGTTACGTGCAGAAGCTGCCCATGATCGGCCGCACCAGCCGCCCGGCCCGCCGCTGGGCGCTCTCGGACTACTCGCTGTACCTGCCGCTCTGA
- the TAF6L gene encoding TAF6-like RNA polymerase II p300/CBP-associated factor-associated factor 65 kDa subunit 6L isoform X1, which produces MKRGRVGGCASRRPAEVSSHASLTVWLVAEDVEERKLRSGRPCKCLLRACYVQTPCLTLGMQSSIGAMSEREERRFVEIPRESVRLMAESMGLELSDEVAALLAEDVCYRLREATQNSSQFMKHTKRRKLTVEDFNRALRWSSVEAVCGYGSQETLPLRPAREGELYFPEDREVNLVELALATNIPKGCAETAVRVHVSYLDGKGNLAPQGSVPSAVSSLTDDLLKYYQQVTRAVLGDDPQLMKVALQDLQTNSKIAALLPYFVYVVSGVKSVSHDLEQLHRLLQVARSLVRNPHLCLGPYVRSLVGSVLYCVLEPLAASINPLNDHWTLRDGAALLLSHIFWTHGDLVSGLYQQILLSLQKVLADPVRPLCSHYGAVVGLHALGWKAVERVLYPHLSTYWTNLQAVLDDYSVSNAQVKADGHKVYGAILVAVERLLKMKAQAAEPNKGGPGSRGCRRSDDLPWDSLLLQESPSGGSAEPGFGSGLPLPPGGAGPEDPSPSVTLADIYRELYAFFGDSLATRFGTGQPAPATPRPPGDKKEPAAAPDSVRKMPQLTANAMVSPQGDESPRGGGPPSASAAAASESRPLPRVHRARGAPRQQGPGAGTRDVFQKSRFAPRGAPHFRFIIAGRQAGRRCRGRLFQTAFPAPYGPSPASRYVQKLPMIGRTSRPARRWALSDYSLYLPL; this is translated from the exons ATGAAGCGAGGCAGGGTGGGAGGATGCGCATCACGGAGGCCGGCAGAGGTCAGTTCCCACGCCTCCTTAACAGTGTGGCTAGTGGCTGAAGATGTGGAGGAGAGGAAGCTGAGGAGCGGGAGACCTTG CAAGTGTCTATTGAGGGCGTGTTATGTGCAGACACCGTGCCTGACGCTGGGGATGCAAAG ctcCATTGGGGCCATGTCGGAGCGAGAAGAGCGGCGGTTCGTGGAGATCCCTCGGGAGTCCGTCCGGCTCATGGCAGAGAGCATGGGCCTGGAGTTGAGCGACGAGGTAGCGGCCCTGCTCGCAGAGGACGTGTGCTACCGTCTCAGAGAGGCCACCCAG AATAGCTCTCAGTTCATGAAACACACCAAACGGCGGAAGCTGACTGTCGAGGATTTTAACAGGGCCCTCAGATGGAGCAGCGTGGAG GCCGTGTGTGGTTATGGGTCCCAGGAGACGCTGCCCCTGCGCCCCGCCAGGGAGGGTGAGCTCTACTTCCCCGAGGACCGAGAGGTGAACCTGGTGGAGCTGGCCCTGGCCACCAACATCCCCAAAGGCTGTGCCGAGACGGCTGTGAGAG TTCATGTCTCCTACCTAGATGGCAAGGGGAACCTGGCCCCTCAAGGATCGG TGCCCAGTGCTGTGTCTTCACTGACCGATGACCTTCTCAAGTATTACCAGCAAGTGACTCGGGCTGTGCTGGGGGATGATCCACAGCTGATGAAG GTTGCTCTCCAGGACCTGCAGACCAACTCCAAGATTGCAGCGCTCCTGCCGTACTTCGTTTATGTGGTCAGTGGG GTGAAATCTGTAAGTCACGATCTGGAGCAGCTGCACCGGCTCTTGCAGGTGGCACGAAGCCTGGTTCGGAACCCACACCTCTGCCTCGGGCCCTATGTCCGCTCCCTGGTGGGCAGTGTCCTCTACTGTGTCCTGGAGCCACTGGCTGCCTCCATCAACCCGCTGAATGACCACTGGACTCTGCGGGACGGTGCTGCCCTCCTGCTCAGCCACATCTTCTG GACCCATGGGGACCTTGTAAGTGGCCTCTATCAGCAGATCCTGCTCTCCCTGCAGAAGGTCTTGGCAGATCCTGTGAGGCCTCTCTGCTCTCACTACGGGGCTGTGGTGGGGCTGCACGCCCTTGGCTGGAAG gCCGTAGAGCGAGTCCTGTACCCACACCTGTCCACTTACTGGACAAATTTGCAGGCTGTGCTAGATGATTATTCAGTATCGAATGCCCAGGTCAAAGCAGATGGGCACAAAGTCTACGGAGCCATTCTG GTGGCCGTAGAGCGACTACTGAAGATGAAGGCGCAGGCAGCAGAGCCCAACAAGGGTGGGCCAGGCAGCAGGGGGTGCCGGCGCTCGGACGACCTGCCTTGGGACAGCCTCCTCCTGCAGGAGTCTCCCTCCGGGGGCAGCGCAGAGCCAGGCTTTGGGTCTGGTCTCCCGCTGCCGCCAGGAGGCGCGGGGCCGGAGGACCCTTCCCCTTCGGTGACCCTGGCGGACATCTACCGGGAGCTCTACGCCTTCTTCGGCGACAGCTTGGCCACCCGCTTTGGCACGGGTCAGCCCGCGCCCGCGACCCCGCGGCCGCCCGGGGACAAGAAGGAGCCAGCGGCCGCCCCGGACTCGGTGCGGAAGATGCCCCAGCTGACGGCAAACGCCATGGTCAGCCCGCAGGGCGACGAGAGCCCCCGGGGCGGCGGCCCGCCGTCGGCCTCTGCGGCCGCCGCCTCTGAGAGCCGGCCGCTGCCGCGCGTGCACCgggcgcggggggcgccccggcaGCAGGGCCCGGGCGCCGGCACCCGCGACGTCTTCCAGAAGAGCCGTTTCGCCCCGCGCGGGGCCCCTCACTTCCGTTTCATCATCGCCGGGCGGCAAGCAGGGAGGCGATGCCGCGGACGCCTCTTCCAGACTGCCTTCCCCGCGCCGTACGGGCCCAGCCCGGCTTCCCGTTACGTGCAGAAGCTGCCCATGATCGGCCGCACCAGCCGCCCGGCCCGCCGCTGGGCGCTCTCGGACTACTCGCTGTACCTGCCGCTCTGA
- the TAF6L gene encoding TAF6-like RNA polymerase II p300/CBP-associated factor-associated factor 65 kDa subunit 6L isoform X3 codes for MKRGRVGGCASRRPAEVSSHASLTVWLVAEDVEERKLRSGRPCKCLLRACYVQTPCLTLGMQSSIGAMSEREERRFVEIPRESVRLMAESMGLELSDEVAALLAEDVCYRLREATQNSSQFMKHTKRRKLTVEDFNRALRWSSVEAVCGYGSQETLPLRPAREGELYFPEDREVNLVELALATNIPKGCAETAVRVPSAVSSLTDDLLKYYQQVTRAVLGDDPQLMKVALQDLQTNSKIAALLPYFVYVVSGVKSVSHDLEQLHRLLQVARSLVRNPHLCLGPYVRSLVGSVLYCVLEPLAASINPLNDHWTLRDGAALLLSHIFWTHGDLVSGLYQQILLSLQKVLADPVRPLCSHYGAVVGLHALGWKAVERVLYPHLSTYWTNLQAVLDDYSVSNAQVKADGHKVYGAILVAVERLLKMKAQAAEPNKGGPGSRGCRRSDDLPWDSLLLQESPSGGSAEPGFGSGLPLPPGGAGPEDPSPSVTLADIYRELYAFFGDSLATRFGTGQPAPATPRPPGDKKEPAAAPDSVRKMPQLTANAMVSPQGDESPRGGGPPSASAAAASESRPLPRVHRARGAPRQQGPGAGTRDVFQKSRFAPRGAPHFRFIIAGRQAGRRCRGRLFQTAFPAPYGPSPASRYVQKLPMIGRTSRPARRWALSDYSLYLPL; via the exons ATGAAGCGAGGCAGGGTGGGAGGATGCGCATCACGGAGGCCGGCAGAGGTCAGTTCCCACGCCTCCTTAACAGTGTGGCTAGTGGCTGAAGATGTGGAGGAGAGGAAGCTGAGGAGCGGGAGACCTTG CAAGTGTCTATTGAGGGCGTGTTATGTGCAGACACCGTGCCTGACGCTGGGGATGCAAAG ctcCATTGGGGCCATGTCGGAGCGAGAAGAGCGGCGGTTCGTGGAGATCCCTCGGGAGTCCGTCCGGCTCATGGCAGAGAGCATGGGCCTGGAGTTGAGCGACGAGGTAGCGGCCCTGCTCGCAGAGGACGTGTGCTACCGTCTCAGAGAGGCCACCCAG AATAGCTCTCAGTTCATGAAACACACCAAACGGCGGAAGCTGACTGTCGAGGATTTTAACAGGGCCCTCAGATGGAGCAGCGTGGAG GCCGTGTGTGGTTATGGGTCCCAGGAGACGCTGCCCCTGCGCCCCGCCAGGGAGGGTGAGCTCTACTTCCCCGAGGACCGAGAGGTGAACCTGGTGGAGCTGGCCCTGGCCACCAACATCCCCAAAGGCTGTGCCGAGACGGCTGTGAGAG TGCCCAGTGCTGTGTCTTCACTGACCGATGACCTTCTCAAGTATTACCAGCAAGTGACTCGGGCTGTGCTGGGGGATGATCCACAGCTGATGAAG GTTGCTCTCCAGGACCTGCAGACCAACTCCAAGATTGCAGCGCTCCTGCCGTACTTCGTTTATGTGGTCAGTGGG GTGAAATCTGTAAGTCACGATCTGGAGCAGCTGCACCGGCTCTTGCAGGTGGCACGAAGCCTGGTTCGGAACCCACACCTCTGCCTCGGGCCCTATGTCCGCTCCCTGGTGGGCAGTGTCCTCTACTGTGTCCTGGAGCCACTGGCTGCCTCCATCAACCCGCTGAATGACCACTGGACTCTGCGGGACGGTGCTGCCCTCCTGCTCAGCCACATCTTCTG GACCCATGGGGACCTTGTAAGTGGCCTCTATCAGCAGATCCTGCTCTCCCTGCAGAAGGTCTTGGCAGATCCTGTGAGGCCTCTCTGCTCTCACTACGGGGCTGTGGTGGGGCTGCACGCCCTTGGCTGGAAG gCCGTAGAGCGAGTCCTGTACCCACACCTGTCCACTTACTGGACAAATTTGCAGGCTGTGCTAGATGATTATTCAGTATCGAATGCCCAGGTCAAAGCAGATGGGCACAAAGTCTACGGAGCCATTCTG GTGGCCGTAGAGCGACTACTGAAGATGAAGGCGCAGGCAGCAGAGCCCAACAAGGGTGGGCCAGGCAGCAGGGGGTGCCGGCGCTCGGACGACCTGCCTTGGGACAGCCTCCTCCTGCAGGAGTCTCCCTCCGGGGGCAGCGCAGAGCCAGGCTTTGGGTCTGGTCTCCCGCTGCCGCCAGGAGGCGCGGGGCCGGAGGACCCTTCCCCTTCGGTGACCCTGGCGGACATCTACCGGGAGCTCTACGCCTTCTTCGGCGACAGCTTGGCCACCCGCTTTGGCACGGGTCAGCCCGCGCCCGCGACCCCGCGGCCGCCCGGGGACAAGAAGGAGCCAGCGGCCGCCCCGGACTCGGTGCGGAAGATGCCCCAGCTGACGGCAAACGCCATGGTCAGCCCGCAGGGCGACGAGAGCCCCCGGGGCGGCGGCCCGCCGTCGGCCTCTGCGGCCGCCGCCTCTGAGAGCCGGCCGCTGCCGCGCGTGCACCgggcgcggggggcgccccggcaGCAGGGCCCGGGCGCCGGCACCCGCGACGTCTTCCAGAAGAGCCGTTTCGCCCCGCGCGGGGCCCCTCACTTCCGTTTCATCATCGCCGGGCGGCAAGCAGGGAGGCGATGCCGCGGACGCCTCTTCCAGACTGCCTTCCCCGCGCCGTACGGGCCCAGCCCGGCTTCCCGTTACGTGCAGAAGCTGCCCATGATCGGCCGCACCAGCCGCCCGGCCCGCCGCTGGGCGCTCTCGGACTACTCGCTGTACCTGCCGCTCTGA
- the TAF6L gene encoding TAF6-like RNA polymerase II p300/CBP-associated factor-associated factor 65 kDa subunit 6L isoform X4: protein MLPFYSKCLLRACYVQTPCLTLGMQSSIGAMSEREERRFVEIPRESVRLMAESMGLELSDEVAALLAEDVCYRLREATQNSSQFMKHTKRRKLTVEDFNRALRWSSVEAVCGYGSQETLPLRPAREGELYFPEDREVNLVELALATNIPKGCAETAVRVHVSYLDGKGNLAPQGSVPSAVSSLTDDLLKYYQQVTRAVLGDDPQLMKVALQDLQTNSKIAALLPYFVYVVSGVKSVSHDLEQLHRLLQVARSLVRNPHLCLGPYVRSLVGSVLYCVLEPLAASINPLNDHWTLRDGAALLLSHIFWTHGDLVSGLYQQILLSLQKVLADPVRPLCSHYGAVVGLHALGWKAVERVLYPHLSTYWTNLQAVLDDYSVSNAQVKADGHKVYGAILVAVERLLKMKAQAAEPNKGGPGSRGCRRSDDLPWDSLLLQESPSGGSAEPGFGSGLPLPPGGAGPEDPSPSVTLADIYRELYAFFGDSLATRFGTGQPAPATPRPPGDKKEPAAAPDSVRKMPQLTANAMVSPQGDESPRGGGPPSASAAAASESRPLPRVHRARGAPRQQGPGAGTRDVFQKSRFAPRGAPHFRFIIAGRQAGRRCRGRLFQTAFPAPYGPSPASRYVQKLPMIGRTSRPARRWALSDYSLYLPL from the exons atgctcccattttacag CAAGTGTCTATTGAGGGCGTGTTATGTGCAGACACCGTGCCTGACGCTGGGGATGCAAAG ctcCATTGGGGCCATGTCGGAGCGAGAAGAGCGGCGGTTCGTGGAGATCCCTCGGGAGTCCGTCCGGCTCATGGCAGAGAGCATGGGCCTGGAGTTGAGCGACGAGGTAGCGGCCCTGCTCGCAGAGGACGTGTGCTACCGTCTCAGAGAGGCCACCCAG AATAGCTCTCAGTTCATGAAACACACCAAACGGCGGAAGCTGACTGTCGAGGATTTTAACAGGGCCCTCAGATGGAGCAGCGTGGAG GCCGTGTGTGGTTATGGGTCCCAGGAGACGCTGCCCCTGCGCCCCGCCAGGGAGGGTGAGCTCTACTTCCCCGAGGACCGAGAGGTGAACCTGGTGGAGCTGGCCCTGGCCACCAACATCCCCAAAGGCTGTGCCGAGACGGCTGTGAGAG TTCATGTCTCCTACCTAGATGGCAAGGGGAACCTGGCCCCTCAAGGATCGG TGCCCAGTGCTGTGTCTTCACTGACCGATGACCTTCTCAAGTATTACCAGCAAGTGACTCGGGCTGTGCTGGGGGATGATCCACAGCTGATGAAG GTTGCTCTCCAGGACCTGCAGACCAACTCCAAGATTGCAGCGCTCCTGCCGTACTTCGTTTATGTGGTCAGTGGG GTGAAATCTGTAAGTCACGATCTGGAGCAGCTGCACCGGCTCTTGCAGGTGGCACGAAGCCTGGTTCGGAACCCACACCTCTGCCTCGGGCCCTATGTCCGCTCCCTGGTGGGCAGTGTCCTCTACTGTGTCCTGGAGCCACTGGCTGCCTCCATCAACCCGCTGAATGACCACTGGACTCTGCGGGACGGTGCTGCCCTCCTGCTCAGCCACATCTTCTG GACCCATGGGGACCTTGTAAGTGGCCTCTATCAGCAGATCCTGCTCTCCCTGCAGAAGGTCTTGGCAGATCCTGTGAGGCCTCTCTGCTCTCACTACGGGGCTGTGGTGGGGCTGCACGCCCTTGGCTGGAAG gCCGTAGAGCGAGTCCTGTACCCACACCTGTCCACTTACTGGACAAATTTGCAGGCTGTGCTAGATGATTATTCAGTATCGAATGCCCAGGTCAAAGCAGATGGGCACAAAGTCTACGGAGCCATTCTG GTGGCCGTAGAGCGACTACTGAAGATGAAGGCGCAGGCAGCAGAGCCCAACAAGGGTGGGCCAGGCAGCAGGGGGTGCCGGCGCTCGGACGACCTGCCTTGGGACAGCCTCCTCCTGCAGGAGTCTCCCTCCGGGGGCAGCGCAGAGCCAGGCTTTGGGTCTGGTCTCCCGCTGCCGCCAGGAGGCGCGGGGCCGGAGGACCCTTCCCCTTCGGTGACCCTGGCGGACATCTACCGGGAGCTCTACGCCTTCTTCGGCGACAGCTTGGCCACCCGCTTTGGCACGGGTCAGCCCGCGCCCGCGACCCCGCGGCCGCCCGGGGACAAGAAGGAGCCAGCGGCCGCCCCGGACTCGGTGCGGAAGATGCCCCAGCTGACGGCAAACGCCATGGTCAGCCCGCAGGGCGACGAGAGCCCCCGGGGCGGCGGCCCGCCGTCGGCCTCTGCGGCCGCCGCCTCTGAGAGCCGGCCGCTGCCGCGCGTGCACCgggcgcggggggcgccccggcaGCAGGGCCCGGGCGCCGGCACCCGCGACGTCTTCCAGAAGAGCCGTTTCGCCCCGCGCGGGGCCCCTCACTTCCGTTTCATCATCGCCGGGCGGCAAGCAGGGAGGCGATGCCGCGGACGCCTCTTCCAGACTGCCTTCCCCGCGCCGTACGGGCCCAGCCCGGCTTCCCGTTACGTGCAGAAGCTGCCCATGATCGGCCGCACCAGCCGCCCGGCCCGCCGCTGGGCGCTCTCGGACTACTCGCTGTACCTGCCGCTCTGA